ATAGTTTGAATAAATTTACTGCCTAATTTACGGCGTAAATGGTGAATATGAACTTCAACCGAGTTACTAGAAACCTCTTCATCCCAGTTATACAACTTTTCTTCTATCGCACTACGGGACAGCACTTTTTTCGGGTTGTGCAAAAATAACGATAATAGCGCCAGCTCTTTTCCCTTCAACTGCACAGGATTTCCTTGGTAAGTAACCGTCATCGCTAAAGGATCCATCTCCACATCACCATGTACCAACGTGGGTGATAGCTGCCCACTACGCCGACGGATCAATGCTTGCAAACGCGCCGCAACCTCCGCTAGCGCAAACGGCTTACACAAGTAA
The Providencia alcalifaciens DNA segment above includes these coding regions:
- the qseB gene encoding quorum sensing response regulator transcription factor QseB; protein product: MRILLIEDDRLIGDGLKVGLTQLGFTLDWFMDGKQGQQALFDAPYDAVVLDLSLPHIDGMDILKFWRKQGRDEPVLILTARDALEQRVNGLQQGADDYLCKPFALAEVAARLQALIRRRSGQLSPTLVHGDVEMDPLAMTVTYQGNPVQLKGKELALLSLFLHNPKKVLSRSAIEEKLYNWDEEVSSNSVEVHIHHLRRKLGSKFIQTIHGVGYRLGDEA